In Syngnathus acus chromosome 21, fSynAcu1.2, whole genome shotgun sequence, one genomic interval encodes:
- the creb1b gene encoding cyclic AMP-responsive element-binding protein 1b, with the protein MKMESAAAETQQTAESAETENQQQITPAQLATLAQATMATCHGSATGPTVTLVQLPNGQTVQVHGVIQAAQSSVIQSPQVQAVQISTIAESEDSQESVDSVTDSQKRREILSRRPSYRKILNDLSSDAPAVPRIEEEKAEDDVAAATPTIATVTVPTPIYQTSSGQYIAITQGGAIQLANNGTDGVQGLQALTMTNAAAAQPGATILQYAQTSDGQQILVPSNQVVVQAASGDVQAYQIRAAPANTITSGVVMASSPALPTQGATEEVTRKREVRLMKNREAARECRRKKKEYVKCLENRVAVLENQNKTLIEELKALKDLYCHKSE; encoded by the exons ATGAAGATGGAGTCAGCGGCGGCTGAGACTCAGCAGACAGCCGAGTCTGCCGAAACGGAAAACCAGCAGCAGATTACGCCGGCGCAGCTCGCTACCTTGGCACAG GCAACCATGGCAACATGTCATGGCTCGGCAACGGGTCCCACTGTGACACTGGTGCAGCTTCCAAACGGACAGACGGTCCAAGTGCACGGCGTGATCCAGGCCGCACAGTCGTCCGTCATACAGTCCCCACAGGTGCAAGCTGTGCAG ATCTCAACCATCGCCGAAAGCGAGGATTCGCAGGAGTCGGTGGACAGCGTGACTGACTCGCAGAAGCGCAGAGAGATCCTTTCGCGCCGCCCCTCGTACAG GAAAATTCTGAACGACCTGTCGTCCGACGCACCGGCCGTCCCTCGCATCGAGGAGGAAAAAGCGGAGGATGACGTGGCGGCGGCCACGCCCACCATCGCCACGGTCACCGTGCCCACCCCCATCTATCAAACCAGCAGCGGCCAGTACA TCGCCATCACGCAAGGTGGCGCCATCCAGCTGGCCAACAACGGCACCGACGGCGTTCAGGGCCTGCAGGCGCTCACTATGACCAACGCGGCGGCAGCCCAACCCGGGGCCACCATCCTGCAGTATGCGCAAACCAGCGACGGCCAGCAGATACTGGTGCCCAGTAACCAGGTGGTGGTGCAAG CTGCCTCTGGGGACGTTCAGGCCTACCAGATCCGAGCTGCGCCTGCCAACACCATCACCTCCGGGGTGGTCATGGCCTCGTCGCCCGCCCTGCCCACCCAGGGTGCCACCGAGGAGGTCACCCGCAAGAGGGAGGTCCGCCTCATGAAGAACAG GGAGGCGGCACGCGAGTGTCgcaggaagaagaaggagTACGTCAAGTGTCTGGAAAACCGAGTGGCGGTCCTGGAGAACCAAAACAAGACGCTCATCGAAGAACTCAAGGCCCTCAAAGACCTTTACTGTCACAAATCCGAGTAA